One Gossypium arboreum isolate Shixiya-1 chromosome 13, ASM2569848v2, whole genome shotgun sequence genomic window, caAATAATACaactttattttaattacaaatgGGATATATTTGGGCTGTGCAGTGAGAAAAGCTTGGAgtaatttgaaaaagaaaaggagcCCAGATTTGAATGAAAGAGCAGGCCGACGTGAAGGAAATAAGCCCATTGCAGATTCATCGGCTGAAATCGAATTTTTTCAAGCTCTCATTTTCTTCGACAACAAGAGAACTACAGTTTGGTAGTATAAAGATCTTCATCTGTTCTTCCTTTTTCTCTATTCTCTCCGTCTTGTATTCTTTTCCTTCATTTTCCGACTCATCgttgtattttttttttgaaaccctCACCGATGGCGACCGCTATGGTAGAAGATTCTAGCTTTGAAGAAGACCAGTTGGCTTCCATGACTACCGAGGATATCGTCCGAGCTTCCCGTCTTCTTGATAACGAGATTCGTATTCTCAAGGTCCCTCTTTGACCTTgatctctctctttctctctctcccCCGCATTATGATTACtattttttagggtttttgtttttgtttcttttttaatCCACAACTATCAATTTTAATCAGATGGTTTCTTTCAATTACTCGATGTTAATCGGATTTTAGTTTTGGGTATGGATTAAATCTAGGCAATGTTTACAAATAAGGGAATGTTCTTTAGTTTAGTTGTAAATTTTCTGGTTTATTATAATTGGGATATGTTGATGGTTAAAGctatattattttcttttttatggAAAAACTTTTTCTACTTCTGAAATAATGTAGCTATATTTTGATCGAATTTTCTGATTTTTGTTTTAATTGGTTTCTGGGATTAAAGGAGGAGATGCAAAGGACAAATCTCGAGTTGGATTCATACAAGGAAAAGATTAAGGAGAATCAAGAGAAAATTAAGCTTAACAAGCAGTTGCCTTACTTAGTCGGCAACATTGTTGAGGtaaatttttcttctttctttttcccccAATGAACCCTGTTGAACTTCTGTGTTAAATTTGTGTTCCAGTAATCTTCTATTTGTTCTGTACTGGTATATATAATTCTGAATTTAAATAAACTCAAAAGAGTATTCAAAGGGGGCAGCAAATGAATAATGAGCCATTGCAGATGAATAATAAGCAAAGCTTCTGCTTGCATTTTAGTTGGACTAGATTGTGAGTATTGGATACAGATGTGTTTGACATGGCCCATGTCGAAAAATGTGTGTGGCACCCATGTCAAACATGGGTACCGTAAAATGATAGTCAGATCCACATAGTTTGCTGCTTTAAATTTTAACTACTCTTTCTTTCAGATATTGGAGATGAACCCTGAAGATGAGGCAGAGGAGGATGGTGCCAACATAGATCTAGACTCACAAAGGAAGGGTAAATGTGTTGTGCTGAAAACCTCTACTCGTCAGGTAATGGCACAGCATCATTTCTTATCTGCTATGATAGGGAAAGTCAATAATCAGTTATGCTTTTCCTTAGTTCAAGTGGTTACCAAAATCAACATCTTTGAATATCTCGGTGGAAAGAAAAACTGGTTTGATCTTGACATGTTTTATAATTACTACAGACCATCTTTCTACCTGTGGTTGGACTTGTAGACCCTGATAAATTGAAACCTGGTGATTTGGTTGGTGTCAACAAAGACAGCTACTTGATATTGGATACTTTGCCATCTGAGTACGACTCCAGAGTAAAGGCTATGGAGGTTGATGAGAAGCCAACTGAGGACTACAATGATATTGGTGGCTTGGAGAAGCAGGCAAGTTTTTTTAATTCCTACTGCCCTTTCCGAGATTATCATTTTGTAACTGTTAAGCTAAAGTTTAATTCTTTTTCCCCATTTTCTGATTGTTGTTCCTGGATCAGATCCAAGAACTAGTTGAGGCCATTGTGTTGCCCATGACTCATAAAGAAAGGTTTCAAAAGTTAGGCATTCGTCCACCTAAGGGGGTGCTCTTATATGGACCTCCTGGCACTGGAAAAACCTTGATGGCCCGTGCTTGTGCAGCACAAACAAATGCCACGTTTCTGAAGCTAGCAGGCCCACAGCTGGTTCAGGTATTAAGTCCTATAGCCTTTTCGGCTTACTTCTCTATATATTTAGATCCTGTCTACTCATTTCAGTTCCCGTTGGAATCATTTTTTGCCATACTCCTTACTTGGTTAGTATAACATGACAGAAAATAGTGAGTAATGGAGTAGTTTTTATCATTTAACAGTATTATTTTGTGCTTTCATATCGGCTTGCTTAGGCCCTATAATAAGTAAACAATCATAATGCATGTAGATGTTTATTGGAGATGGAGCAAAACTTGTCCGTGATGCTTTTCAGCTTGCAAAAGAAAAGTCTCCATGCATCATTTTTATAGATGAAATTGATGCAATTGGCACAAAGCGTTTTGATAGGTAATGCCATATCTTAAAATCTTCAGAGGCAAATTTGTTTCAAATCTGGTTGTGGCATCTATTTGTGGATAGAAACCACTGATTCTTGATCTGCCTGCTACTATATGCAGTGAGGTGAGTGGGGATAGGGAGGTTCAGCGAACAATGTTGGAACTGCTTAACCAGCTTGATGGCTTTAGCAGTGATGAACGCATTAAGGTTTGACTTTGTGGTGCATCATTTTTTTTCTGTTATCTATTTGCTAAAACATAAGGGATCTATTTTAATATAATGAATGTATTATAGGTCATAGCAGCAACTAACCGAGCTGATATCCTTGACCCTGCTCTGATGCGTTCTGGTCGATTGGATCGTAAAATTGAGTTCCCACATCCCACTGAAGAAGCAAGAGCTCGAATCCTTCAGGTATGACTTTCGTTGCTTCTGCTTCCATGGATTCGATCATGCACAGAATTTTACTAAAAGCTTGCATTGATTTTGTAGATCCACTCAAGGAAGATGAACGTTCATCCAGATGTCAATTTTGAAGAACTTGCTCGATCTACAGATGATTTCAATGGAGCACAGCTGAAAGCTGTTTGTGTGGAGGCAGGCATGCTAGCTCTTCGCCGCGATGCAACTGAGGTGCAGTTTCTAATcttttagaagtttttcttttatttgaggTGGGGGAGCTGCTAAATAACAAATTGGGGGTTGTGTTTTAGGTGAACCATGAAGATTTTAATGAAGGCATCATTCAGGTGCAAGCTAAGAAGAAGGCAAGCCTAAATTACTATGCATAATGGGAGAGCATTTCAGTGTAAGAATGTGAAGGTGGGTTGTGTTGAGAATAGGTTGATATACATATTTTACTCTCTGCCCAATTATATTGTGTTAGGTTTTCCTGGTTTGcacttaattttatataaaaaaaaccaTTTACAAATGGATTGTTCTGTTTAAAAGACTGCCATCTTTTTATTTGAATAAGCTAGTTCAGCAACAGATTAAGATTGAGAGGGAAAAAAAGTTTAATCTgaaaattttgtatttgaataggaaaagaaaaagaaagaaatcctCTTAAACTGTTAAAACTTAGGTGATAGTTTTTCTTTATATAAAATGGTCTGTTTAATGGAAAGATGATAATGAGATAGCTTTATAATAACAAGTTTAGTTGTAAATGTTTATACATTGTGTTTAGTCGATGTTTATTTACACAATGCATATATTAGAAGTTAtagcaattttttttaaattccatttattagtaaattaagTAATCCTCAAATATATTGTTTTCTTTGTACTTTAAATGATTAAGAATTTTGATATATTTCAATGATAATTAATTGTATTTTTTTAACTTGAAAGAGGTCCAATTAAGATGAATTAATGaagtttactttttttttttaagaaattaaattatctacttttcaaatttggAGTTGTTTTGTCTCATTTTGTTAGATTTAATTTTTTGAAACAATATTAAATTGGTACaatgtataaatattattaaaacttAAGAGTTTGttattatgttaattttaaaagttattttgtcAACTTTTTATTAACCAGTTGATGATCAAAACGGAACTTtctaattaaaattgaaaacaaGTAAATCGTTCTCAATGTTTTTGAAATTGAATTTGAATTGGTGATTGAATTCACAGGTCACTAGTTTGTTTGTTGGTTAAAAATTAttagaagttttaaaaataataaaataataatttaaaaattcagTTTAACTTCTCGAGTCAAACAATTCAAACAATATTGTTATGTTTTAATC contains:
- the LOC108464540 gene encoding 26S proteasome regulatory subunit 6A homolog isoform X1, whose amino-acid sequence is MKEQADVKEISPLQIHRLKSNFFKLSFSSTTRELQFEDSSFEEDQLASMTTEDIVRASRLLDNEIRILKEEMQRTNLELDSYKEKIKENQEKIKLNKQLPYLVGNIVEILEMNPEDEAEEDGANIDLDSQRKGKCVVLKTSTRQTIFLPVVGLVDPDKLKPGDLVGVNKDSYLILDTLPSEYDSRVKAMEVDEKPTEDYNDIGGLEKQIQELVEAIVLPMTHKERFQKLGIRPPKGVLLYGPPGTGKTLMARACAAQTNATFLKLAGPQLVQMFIGDGAKLVRDAFQLAKEKSPCIIFIDEIDAIGTKRFDSEVSGDREVQRTMLELLNQLDGFSSDERIKVIAATNRADILDPALMRSGRLDRKIEFPHPTEEARARILQIHSRKMNVHPDVNFEELARSTDDFNGAQLKAVCVEAGMLALRRDATEVNHEDFNEGIIQVQAKKKASLNYYA
- the LOC108464540 gene encoding 26S proteasome regulatory subunit 6A homolog isoform X2 — protein: MKEQADVKEISPLQIHRLKSNFFKLSFSSTTRELQFDSSFEEDQLASMTTEDIVRASRLLDNEIRILKEEMQRTNLELDSYKEKIKENQEKIKLNKQLPYLVGNIVEILEMNPEDEAEEDGANIDLDSQRKGKCVVLKTSTRQTIFLPVVGLVDPDKLKPGDLVGVNKDSYLILDTLPSEYDSRVKAMEVDEKPTEDYNDIGGLEKQIQELVEAIVLPMTHKERFQKLGIRPPKGVLLYGPPGTGKTLMARACAAQTNATFLKLAGPQLVQMFIGDGAKLVRDAFQLAKEKSPCIIFIDEIDAIGTKRFDSEVSGDREVQRTMLELLNQLDGFSSDERIKVIAATNRADILDPALMRSGRLDRKIEFPHPTEEARARILQIHSRKMNVHPDVNFEELARSTDDFNGAQLKAVCVEAGMLALRRDATEVNHEDFNEGIIQVQAKKKASLNYYA
- the LOC108464540 gene encoding 26S proteasome regulatory subunit 6A homolog isoform X3; its protein translation is MATAMVEDSSFEEDQLASMTTEDIVRASRLLDNEIRILKEEMQRTNLELDSYKEKIKENQEKIKLNKQLPYLVGNIVEILEMNPEDEAEEDGANIDLDSQRKGKCVVLKTSTRQTIFLPVVGLVDPDKLKPGDLVGVNKDSYLILDTLPSEYDSRVKAMEVDEKPTEDYNDIGGLEKQIQELVEAIVLPMTHKERFQKLGIRPPKGVLLYGPPGTGKTLMARACAAQTNATFLKLAGPQLVQMFIGDGAKLVRDAFQLAKEKSPCIIFIDEIDAIGTKRFDSEVSGDREVQRTMLELLNQLDGFSSDERIKVIAATNRADILDPALMRSGRLDRKIEFPHPTEEARARILQIHSRKMNVHPDVNFEELARSTDDFNGAQLKAVCVEAGMLALRRDATEVNHEDFNEGIIQVQAKKKASLNYYA